One genomic segment of Alphaproteobacteria bacterium HT1-32 includes these proteins:
- a CDS encoding methyltransferase domain-containing protein, translating into MNFYQHYNRLYASKDYRAEATVVLDLLTNGDGADCQRLLEVGCGTGSHSRAFAAHNISVTAVDTDEEMIASAQAAGPHDGVTFIAGPVEQLPPDQFDGAAAMFNVVNYVTDRTSLISMFQAVASHLHPASSFVFDCWNGVAALIDPPRNEVRDFLSDGWSYHVTMTAVTDPMRQLVEVSNEFDAEGPGGEAHHFSNRLIHRLWTPAELTDVAREAGFSSVHFMRWMVPGKQATAEDWKIMAVARRGAA; encoded by the coding sequence GTGAATTTTTATCAGCATTACAATCGCCTCTATGCCTCGAAAGACTATCGGGCTGAGGCAACTGTTGTGCTGGATCTGCTGACAAACGGGGATGGGGCGGACTGTCAGCGGTTGCTGGAGGTGGGGTGCGGTACCGGAAGCCACAGCCGGGCCTTCGCCGCTCACAACATCTCTGTCACGGCTGTTGATACTGACGAGGAAATGATCGCCTCGGCGCAGGCCGCTGGTCCGCATGACGGAGTGACGTTCATTGCCGGGCCGGTTGAGCAGTTGCCACCAGATCAGTTTGATGGCGCTGCCGCCATGTTCAATGTTGTAAATTATGTCACCGACCGCACCTCCCTGATCTCGATGTTTCAGGCCGTTGCCTCGCATCTGCACCCCGCGTCATCATTTGTTTTTGACTGCTGGAATGGTGTTGCAGCCCTGATTGATCCGCCGCGTAACGAAGTACGGGACTTCCTGTCTGATGGATGGAGCTATCATGTGACCATGACAGCAGTCACCGACCCGATGCGCCAGCTTGTCGAGGTCAGTAATGAGTTTGACGCGGAGGGGCCGGGTGGCGAGGCCCATCATTTCTCGAACCGGCTGATTCATCGTCTCTGGACACCGGCGGAACTGACGGATGTGGCCAGGGAGGCCGGGTTTTCCTCTGTTCATTTCATGCGCTGGATGGTGCCGGGCAAGCAGGCCACGGCGGAGGACTGGAAGATCATGGCTGTAGCCAGACGCGGGGCAGCGTGA
- a CDS encoding aminotransferase class I/II-fold pyridoxal phosphate-dependent enzyme: MTDKVITQVSPWFDDREQALVTECLESGWITEGPKSAEFTERLNDMIGVPYGVFAPNGTLALVLGLLALEVGPGDEVLVPDVTFIGSANAVLMTGATPVFVEVTGDNFQIDLSEADGLVTDRTKAIMPVHMFGMCGDMDGVRSFAKRHDLLIIEDAAQAIGVHYDGVHAGAMGDVGCFSFFADKTITTGEGGYVTCRDEAVYDRLRLLRNQGRFDRGAYVHPAIGYNFRITDMQAAIGLAQLEKMPEILARKAAHLARYEANFSDLPDVYLLKQQPKSGYVPFRLFLFSPAGEALLNYVNENGVQSRPFFYPLHRQPCFASLRETQNLDDSRFPNSIRAHEHGQCLPIHPALSESDIDRVSEVVRSYFER; the protein is encoded by the coding sequence ATGACGGATAAGGTAATCACGCAGGTTTCACCCTGGTTCGACGACCGCGAGCAGGCGCTGGTTACGGAATGCCTTGAAAGCGGCTGGATTACTGAAGGCCCGAAAAGCGCGGAATTTACCGAACGCCTTAATGACATGATCGGCGTACCCTACGGCGTATTCGCACCCAATGGCACACTGGCTCTGGTGCTGGGATTGCTGGCACTGGAAGTTGGACCGGGGGATGAGGTTCTGGTTCCCGATGTGACTTTTATCGGGTCGGCCAATGCTGTTCTGATGACCGGTGCAACCCCGGTCTTTGTCGAGGTAACAGGCGACAATTTTCAGATCGACCTGTCGGAGGCTGACGGGCTCGTAACAGACCGGACAAAAGCGATCATGCCGGTTCATATGTTTGGCATGTGCGGTGATATGGATGGGGTCCGGAGCTTTGCCAAACGACATGATCTGCTGATCATTGAAGACGCAGCACAGGCAATCGGCGTGCATTATGATGGCGTCCATGCCGGTGCCATGGGTGATGTCGGCTGCTTTTCGTTCTTTGCCGACAAGACCATTACGACCGGTGAAGGTGGTTATGTGACCTGTCGGGACGAGGCGGTGTATGACCGGCTGCGCCTGTTGCGGAATCAGGGTCGTTTTGACCGTGGCGCCTATGTGCATCCGGCCATCGGCTATAACTTCCGTATCACCGACATGCAGGCGGCGATTGGTCTGGCGCAGCTTGAGAAAATGCCGGAAATTCTGGCGCGGAAGGCCGCACATCTGGCACGGTATGAAGCCAACTTTTCTGATCTGCCGGATGTCTATCTGCTGAAGCAGCAGCCGAAATCCGGCTATGTGCCGTTCCGGCTGTTTCTGTTTTCTCCGGCCGGTGAGGCGCTGCTGAATTACGTCAACGAGAATGGTGTGCAGTCGCGGCCGTTCTTTTATCCGCTGCATCGCCAGCCCTGCTTTGCGTCACTGAGAGAAACCCAGAACCTTGATGACAGCCGGTTCCCGAATTCGATCAGGGCGCATGAACATGGCCAGTGCCTGCCGATCCACCCGGCGTTGTCGGAAAGTGATATCGACCGGGTGTCAGAAGTTGTCAGAAGTTATTTCGAGCGTTGA
- a CDS encoding tetratricopeptide repeat protein yields the protein MVLEQETPELYWRLGNCQHALGRFAPAARHYWSALSLRPDFPEATVNLANTLIDLGKAPAAVAELKGLLTRYPTYPAALAALGSAEFAQDNLAEAVEAFSAALKLRPDDPVTQLNLASLKIALGDAAAVIDDLRGLARQWPNAPDVQNALGLGLRATGDLDEAITAFQKALRMDAGNPDYLTNLAGAWQLKGRLDRAGESYQLAIEARPGFVPAYLGLGSALILDGQAAEAEAFLTAAVDGDPGNADAWSNLGNALKAQARYDDAITAYRQSVKLRPDDKGLWSNLLLCLRYDPSRTAAQVYDEHLAFGRTFGQGAGAVTSAPPLSEIQTVRASRPLRVGYVSADFRSHSVAFFLEPVLRAHDRNAVEVICYSDVAAPDGVTSRLRGLSDGWRDLRGRDDSVAADMIRSDAIDLLVDLSGHTAGNRLGVFAERAAPIQLTWLGYPGTTGLAEMDYRLTDEMADPDDSFHTEQMVRLPHGFHCYGPPPNAPVPSRSEGRPLTFGSFNNLAKITPDVMSCWARLTASVPDARLLLKARPLADAKVREQFIRIAEDAGLAADRLTLIGHVKDLAEHLALYRDIDVALDPFPYAGTTTTCEAMWMGVPVVTLRGTAHAGRVGASLLTTVGLDDLIADDLDEYAGIATALIADRARLADDRQTLRARVAASPLCHAEDFTRSLEDAYHTLWLRQNAPD from the coding sequence ATGGTTCTCGAACAGGAAACGCCGGAACTGTACTGGCGACTGGGTAATTGCCAGCATGCGCTGGGGCGTTTTGCACCGGCTGCCCGGCATTACTGGAGTGCTTTGTCCCTCCGGCCTGATTTTCCGGAAGCGACGGTCAATCTGGCAAATACGCTGATTGATCTTGGCAAGGCACCGGCTGCGGTTGCTGAACTGAAAGGCCTGCTGACCCGCTATCCGACTTATCCGGCTGCACTGGCGGCTCTTGGCAGCGCGGAATTCGCCCAGGATAATCTGGCAGAAGCTGTTGAGGCGTTTTCCGCCGCATTGAAACTGCGCCCGGATGATCCGGTGACACAGCTAAATCTGGCCAGCCTGAAAATTGCACTCGGCGATGCCGCAGCCGTCATTGATGATCTGCGGGGGCTGGCCCGGCAATGGCCGAATGCGCCGGATGTTCAGAATGCGCTTGGTCTCGGCCTGCGGGCGACAGGTGATCTTGATGAAGCCATCACGGCGTTTCAGAAAGCACTGCGGATGGATGCGGGGAACCCGGATTATCTGACAAATCTGGCCGGGGCCTGGCAGCTGAAGGGTCGACTGGACCGGGCAGGCGAGAGTTACCAGCTGGCAATCGAGGCGCGACCGGGTTTCGTTCCGGCCTATCTGGGGCTTGGTTCTGCACTGATACTGGACGGACAGGCCGCAGAGGCCGAAGCCTTCCTGACCGCTGCCGTCGATGGCGATCCGGGTAATGCGGATGCGTGGAGCAACCTGGGCAATGCCTTGAAAGCGCAGGCCCGATATGACGATGCAATCACGGCTTATCGTCAGTCGGTGAAACTGCGACCGGATGATAAAGGCCTGTGGAGCAACCTTTTGCTTTGTCTGCGTTATGATCCGTCACGCACGGCGGCTCAGGTTTATGACGAACATCTGGCTTTTGGCCGGACTTTCGGTCAGGGAGCGGGGGCTGTCACCTCTGCGCCGCCACTGTCGGAAATTCAGACTGTCCGGGCATCCCGGCCTTTGCGGGTTGGATATGTTTCTGCGGATTTTCGCAGCCATTCCGTTGCCTTCTTTCTGGAGCCGGTTTTGCGGGCGCATGACCGGAATGCAGTTGAGGTGATCTGTTACAGCGATGTCGCTGCCCCCGATGGCGTGACCTCCCGCCTGCGCGGGCTGTCTGATGGCTGGCGTGATCTCCGGGGGCGGGATGACAGTGTTGCGGCGGATATGATCCGCTCTGATGCCATTGACCTGCTGGTCGATCTGTCCGGTCATACGGCGGGCAACCGGCTGGGTGTCTTCGCTGAACGGGCAGCACCGATCCAGCTGACCTGGCTTGGCTATCCGGGAACCACCGGTCTGGCGGAAATGGACTACCGCCTGACGGATGAAATGGCAGACCCGGACGACAGTTTCCATACCGAGCAGATGGTACGTCTGCCCCATGGCTTCCATTGTTATGGCCCGCCGCCAAATGCCCCGGTCCCTTCGCGAAGTGAGGGGCGGCCCCTGACTTTCGGATCATTCAACAATCTGGCCAAGATTACGCCGGATGTCATGTCCTGCTGGGCACGGCTGACCGCGTCAGTTCCGGATGCCCGATTGTTGCTGAAGGCGCGGCCGCTGGCGGATGCAAAGGTGCGGGAACAGTTTATCCGGATCGCAGAAGATGCAGGGCTGGCAGCGGACCGCCTCACGCTGATTGGTCATGTAAAGGATCTGGCAGAACATCTGGCGCTGTATCGCGATATTGATGTAGCACTGGACCCGTTCCCCTATGCCGGGACCACGACAACCTGCGAGGCGATGTGGATGGGAGTGCCGGTTGTCACCCTGCGCGGGACGGCCCATGCCGGGCGGGTTGGTGCCAGTCTGCTGACGACAGTCGGTCTTGACGATCTGATTGCGGATGACCTCGATGAATATGCGGGGATTGCGACGGCACTTATCGCTGACCGGGCACGACTGGCTGATGACCGGCAGACACTGAGGGCGCGGGTGGCGGCAAGTCCGCTCTGCCATGCAGAGGACTTCACCAGGTCGCTGGAAGATGCCTATCACACGCTCTGGCTTCGACAGAATGCACCGGATTAG
- a CDS encoding tetratricopeptide repeat protein, translated as MVFKQSEVFWRQRDIPVESLLETARAMEREGRVAAAAAAYRQLMRVSPNDPDALIGLSELSARLGNLNASVDALRLVCRRYPDNHALQFRLAEREHARGHNEVATGIWRQLAQRDPQDGADYRWRGQALEKLGRTDEARAAYVVSAKIAPDDAETFCDLGRLDISAGRNRDGLRNLLRAVELSPKDGLPLSWLARAMLSQDRLEEALKTASTAVDLSPDKPACWIALGRVETGRMALRQAANAFYRALSIDPRSVEAHTGLAELRLAQGRADEAHASYSLAMALSVSDDAPPVPLDAILSVGGQQEDLPGYMLPPGGVTSSVIVIGTSRIGDLDRTLTGLAAQTLRPDSYQVVVVDTSAEHVCAPVVARFAPRFQNFRHLRAEGTDWIDGWNSAVAAADGGVFVVVGEGVRPLPTFLENLLRPFRDADTLLAMPRVLPGFDKTPSNWLGGMLSPAGGGWRLEAYGCVDPGEEEVSLRATEASADCFAISRELLERCSGPHPGDTSLERLQFAGPGAASLLTEAEANAVPCHYAAGATAIRRIDGRWIEPNGLFRRAFRRGVTASFEDIRADSVQVIEGSVPVSPPLEWVGPMDLPVDEILKSGWRQGYAWHQREVNRDKGLWRFVLKGSYRNY; from the coding sequence TTGGTATTCAAACAATCGGAAGTATTCTGGCGTCAGCGCGATATCCCGGTGGAATCGCTGCTTGAGACGGCGCGTGCTATGGAACGCGAAGGGCGGGTGGCCGCTGCAGCCGCCGCCTATCGCCAGCTTATGCGCGTTTCACCGAATGATCCTGACGCCCTGATCGGACTTTCCGAACTTTCTGCCAGACTTGGCAATCTCAATGCGTCTGTTGATGCGCTGCGGCTGGTTTGCCGGCGATATCCGGATAATCATGCGCTGCAGTTCCGGCTGGCGGAACGTGAACATGCACGCGGGCATAACGAGGTCGCCACCGGTATCTGGCGCCAGCTGGCACAGCGTGATCCGCAGGATGGTGCAGATTATCGCTGGCGTGGACAGGCCCTGGAGAAACTGGGCCGAACTGATGAAGCCCGTGCAGCCTATGTGGTTTCGGCGAAAATAGCCCCGGATGACGCCGAGACATTCTGCGATCTGGGTCGCCTTGATATCTCCGCCGGGCGAAACCGGGATGGCCTGAGAAATCTGCTCCGGGCGGTCGAACTGTCACCAAAAGACGGTCTGCCGCTGAGCTGGCTGGCCCGTGCCATGCTGTCACAGGACCGTCTGGAAGAAGCATTGAAGACGGCCAGCACAGCTGTTGATCTGTCGCCGGACAAACCGGCATGCTGGATTGCGCTGGGACGGGTGGAGACCGGCCGGATGGCCTTGCGACAGGCAGCGAATGCCTTTTACCGGGCGTTGTCCATCGACCCCCGGTCGGTTGAAGCACATACCGGACTGGCTGAACTCCGTCTGGCTCAGGGGCGGGCGGATGAAGCTCATGCCAGCTATTCGCTGGCGATGGCTCTTTCGGTGAGTGATGACGCGCCGCCGGTGCCGCTTGATGCGATCCTGTCGGTTGGCGGGCAGCAGGAAGATCTGCCCGGCTATATGCTGCCGCCGGGCGGCGTAACCTCCTCCGTGATTGTCATCGGAACCAGCCGGATAGGTGACCTGGACCGGACTTTAACAGGTCTGGCAGCCCAGACCCTGCGGCCTGACAGTTATCAGGTTGTGGTTGTCGACACCTCGGCGGAGCATGTCTGTGCACCCGTGGTTGCCAGATTTGCCCCCCGGTTTCAGAACTTCAGACATCTGCGTGCCGAAGGGACGGACTGGATCGATGGCTGGAACAGTGCCGTCGCAGCAGCAGATGGGGGTGTTTTTGTGGTTGTTGGCGAGGGGGTGCGCCCGCTGCCGACATTTCTGGAAAACCTGTTACGTCCTTTCCGTGACGCCGATACCCTGCTGGCCATGCCCCGTGTGCTGCCGGGCTTTGACAAGACGCCCAGCAACTGGCTTGGCGGGATGCTGTCACCGGCAGGTGGTGGCTGGCGACTGGAAGCCTACGGCTGTGTTGACCCGGGTGAGGAAGAGGTTTCCCTGCGTGCAACCGAAGCATCGGCTGATTGTTTCGCCATCAGTCGTGAGCTGCTGGAACGCTGCTCCGGCCCACATCCCGGAGACACGTCGCTGGAGCGGCTGCAGTTCGCCGGGCCGGGTGCCGCCTCACTGCTGACAGAAGCAGAAGCCAATGCAGTGCCCTGCCATTATGCTGCCGGTGCCACGGCGATCCGAAGGATTGATGGCCGGTGGATTGAGCCGAACGGGCTGTTTCGCCGGGCCTTTAGACGCGGTGTCACGGCATCATTCGAGGATATCCGGGCTGACTCCGTACAGGTCATTGAAGGATCGGTGCCGGTCTCACCCCCGCTTGAATGGGTCGGGCCGATGGACCTGCCCGTTGATGAAATACTCAAATCCGGCTGGCGTCAGGGTTATGCCTGGCATCAGCGCGAAGTGAACCGCGACAAGGGATTGTGGCGGTTTGTCCTGAAAGGGAGTTACCGGAATTACTGA
- a CDS encoding tetratricopeptide repeat protein, whose product MDTLTRQAFAFLDAGMTDRAGDMFRQSIAGDPANNAARLGLGIVLIRLGRYDEAVEQLGTVDPEDARYAEARIASAEAYARQGDHAAEVAALNDAITHHPAAPLALRLKHASALRRAGSFDEAEAVITVLLGIAARDVNLLYEHGMIAMDRGQYEQAADRFRSALALNPDLTEGWVNLCIAAKNSYQPDIAVEAGRRAVQIEPDMVLAHVALGNALRAADRRPEALAEFLTAVTLAPDNAEAQMGRGLLLMETGQIPEAVQALTKASELSTKQPRIFNNLSVALRYNRQFDAAIVAAERAVDLVPASADSHNNLANALRDAGRLFEAEVAYRRSLALRPGHAPVMGNLANLLRDLIEPDAALEMNRAAVAANPDDEVAGTKLLFGLCQHPEIDPEELVREHRRWAERFCADPEARPATQDRDADRVIRVGLVSPDFRAHSLRYFMEGLFRLQPRARFHLTGFAEVVRPDAETNRIRGLMDNWVNTSGLSQRGFSAAVEQARIDILIDLAGHTANNRLNSFGDRLAPVQVEWGGGYACTTGLSQMDAILVDRVVAPPGDEALFTERPVYLPGCFTSYHPPANAPGVSPSPAMSRGYVTFGSISRSSKLNLSVIRAWSDILKRTAGSRLVLRDRNLGDTRLQEKLRCFFEAEGISRDRIDLLGPASHEVTMATYDGIDIALDPFPNSGGITLCEAMWHGAPVVALRGNFFLARVGASLIGGAGYPEWVSDDVPGYVETAAVLAADIPALAEIRTGLRPAMAGSDLCDVDGYGAAFGSALLQLWEDYCAD is encoded by the coding sequence ATGGATACGCTGACCCGACAGGCATTTGCGTTTTTGGATGCGGGTATGACTGACCGCGCAGGCGACATGTTTCGTCAGTCGATTGCCGGAGACCCCGCCAATAATGCTGCCCGTCTTGGACTGGGGATCGTACTGATCCGGCTGGGCCGGTATGATGAGGCGGTTGAGCAGCTTGGCACGGTTGATCCGGAAGATGCCCGTTACGCGGAAGCGCGGATAGCGTCTGCCGAAGCCTATGCAAGGCAGGGAGACCATGCCGCCGAAGTGGCCGCCCTGAATGATGCCATCACCCATCATCCGGCGGCCCCTCTGGCGCTCAGACTGAAACATGCCTCTGCCCTGCGCCGTGCCGGATCATTTGACGAGGCTGAAGCCGTCATCACTGTTCTGCTCGGCATCGCGGCCCGGGATGTAAATCTGCTTTATGAACATGGAATGATCGCCATGGACCGCGGTCAATATGAACAGGCGGCAGACCGCTTTCGGTCTGCACTGGCGTTGAATCCCGACCTTACCGAAGGCTGGGTCAATCTTTGTATCGCAGCGAAGAACAGCTATCAGCCGGATATTGCGGTTGAGGCAGGACGGCGGGCTGTTCAGATTGAACCGGATATGGTGCTGGCCCATGTTGCGCTGGGGAATGCGCTGCGTGCCGCAGACCGCAGACCCGAGGCACTGGCTGAGTTTCTGACCGCCGTCACGCTGGCCCCTGACAATGCCGAAGCTCAGATGGGCCGGGGGCTTCTGCTGATGGAGACGGGGCAGATCCCCGAGGCCGTTCAGGCTTTGACGAAAGCCTCTGAACTGTCGACAAAGCAACCCCGGATATTCAACAATCTCTCTGTGGCGCTGCGCTATAACCGCCAGTTTGATGCAGCCATTGTTGCGGCCGAACGGGCAGTCGATCTGGTTCCGGCTTCGGCTGACAGTCACAATAACCTGGCGAATGCGTTGCGTGATGCGGGACGTCTGTTTGAGGCAGAGGTGGCATATCGCCGTTCACTCGCCCTGCGGCCCGGCCATGCGCCGGTCATGGGCAATCTGGCAAATCTGCTGCGTGACCTGATCGAGCCGGATGCCGCGCTGGAAATGAACCGTGCTGCCGTTGCAGCAAATCCCGATGATGAAGTTGCCGGGACAAAACTGTTGTTCGGTTTATGCCAGCATCCCGAGATTGACCCTGAAGAACTGGTTCGTGAACATCGTCGCTGGGCAGAGCGGTTCTGCGCTGATCCGGAGGCGAGGCCCGCGACGCAAGACCGGGATGCGGACCGGGTTATCCGTGTCGGGCTGGTGTCGCCGGATTTCCGCGCGCATTCGCTGCGCTATTTCATGGAAGGTCTGTTCCGGCTGCAACCGAGAGCACGGTTTCACCTGACCGGATTTGCCGAAGTCGTCCGGCCTGACGCCGAGACGAACCGTATACGTGGACTGATGGACAACTGGGTGAATACGTCAGGCCTCTCACAACGCGGATTCTCTGCTGCTGTGGAGCAGGCCCGGATCGACATCCTGATCGATCTTGCGGGTCATACGGCTAACAATCGTCTGAACAGTTTTGGCGACCGGCTGGCCCCTGTGCAGGTGGAATGGGGCGGCGGCTATGCCTGCACCACAGGCCTGTCGCAGATGGACGCCATTCTGGTCGACAGGGTCGTGGCACCGCCCGGTGACGAAGCCTTGTTTACAGAGCGTCCGGTATATCTGCCCGGCTGCTTTACCAGTTATCATCCACCCGCCAATGCACCCGGCGTCTCGCCCTCACCGGCGATGAGCCGGGGATATGTCACATTCGGCAGCATCAGCCGTTCCAGCAAGCTGAACCTGTCTGTCATACGGGCATGGTCGGATATTCTGAAACGGACAGCAGGTTCCCGTCTTGTCCTGAGGGACCGAAATCTCGGCGACACGCGATTGCAGGAAAAGCTCCGGTGTTTCTTTGAAGCAGAGGGCATCAGCCGGGACCGCATCGACCTGCTGGGGCCAGCCAGTCATGAAGTGACGATGGCGACCTATGACGGGATTGATATCGCTCTCGACCCGTTCCCGAACAGTGGTGGCATTACCCTGTGTGAAGCGATGTGGCATGGCGCGCCGGTCGTTGCCTTGCGGGGCAATTTCTTCCTCGCACGGGTTGGTGCCAGTCTGATCGGCGGTGCCGGTTATCCGGAATGGGTATCTGATGATGTACCGGGTTATGTTGAGACGGCCGCGGTGCTTGCCGCAGACATTCCGGCCCTTGCAGAAATCCGCACCGGACTGCGCCCGGCCATGGCAGGTTCCGATCTTTGCGATGTCGACGGTTACGGTGCTGCATTCGGCTCCGCCCTGTTGCAGCTTTGGGAAGACTATTGTGCAGATTAG
- a CDS encoding tetratricopeptide repeat protein, whose protein sequence is MNNRHLQQQLQLALLQLQSGRADQAETICHDITESFPDDPNAYYLLGVICLDRQHSDDAASYLTTACGLPGCPEDAFLRLTQLPAGTATAEQMLLLLRNGLGIFPKSSQIWFEYGLTLISTDRENLSRGIAALLQARNAGLSTEALYLALALAYEKQRDTDALNATLSDGLKTFPESVKLRIKQAEVFYKSNDWESALRAFNDLKESFPEAGQAHVRRGAFLINLARYYQWAYRHPEANQALTDAEEALTLANRFNGDQLEIDLATGLLTNLRADWTRSETAFRRAAENPAAPVTAPRQLGYCLTYQGKLAKAEPWLHRARQQDPDDSDTNRHYAHIRRWQGHYDDIIIYSDQSSDHDCAFAGRPASHLNDDFRLPMAVMADHDFELHAELSVHDTGARQTLLRPLKDHCFEITREADNTLSLSVGDGGSWRSIERYRLCDQPVGDRLTLILVRAQGRISCRVSTQPAKQFGASNDLLIPGDNLCIGDPEIPGQVIASRFFLKISNYDRSVTRPCRRIDINTIFYGDMFARLMAHTMLPSLMLPDNLPDLMKDYEVVQHIYCTRRELPVLHQVRHLLDKAGIPLRINTSILEQNGDGAARSCLYRAVWDQVETSLAREALVLMAPPDHVFGRGLSKTLRAMKPYDYLVVGHPRVMMETAYRDLRADLARPDVDQFFTNEYLVDLAMHRHPHLVIQTGLNNPSEFWWNSRRDGDIYRTRFKEPPPVAYYPARDMLCVMTGNPYTLPFETIDHDIVDLMHRTGRLKWVDNSQDFFWIEYCKRTRNVPTIYNRYWSPAARMFSETDLNWHLK, encoded by the coding sequence ATGAACAACCGACATCTCCAGCAACAGCTGCAGCTTGCTTTACTGCAACTGCAAAGTGGCCGCGCAGATCAGGCAGAGACGATCTGTCACGACATAACCGAGAGCTTTCCTGATGATCCCAATGCGTATTATCTGCTCGGGGTCATATGCCTGGACCGACAACATAGTGACGATGCGGCCAGTTATCTGACCACCGCCTGCGGCCTTCCCGGCTGCCCGGAAGACGCCTTCCTGCGACTGACCCAACTGCCAGCGGGAACAGCAACCGCCGAACAGATGTTATTATTGCTCAGGAACGGACTGGGCATCTTCCCAAAATCATCTCAGATCTGGTTTGAATATGGCCTGACCCTTATCTCCACCGACAGGGAAAACCTGTCCCGGGGCATTGCGGCCCTGCTTCAGGCCCGTAATGCAGGATTGTCGACAGAGGCCCTGTATCTGGCACTGGCGCTCGCCTATGAAAAACAACGCGATACGGATGCCCTCAACGCTACCCTGTCGGACGGACTGAAAACCTTCCCGGAATCCGTAAAGCTGCGCATCAAGCAGGCAGAAGTTTTCTACAAATCGAATGACTGGGAATCCGCCCTCCGGGCGTTCAATGACCTGAAGGAAAGCTTTCCTGAAGCCGGGCAGGCTCATGTCCGCCGGGGTGCCTTCCTGATCAATCTCGCCCGCTATTACCAGTGGGCCTATCGGCATCCCGAAGCAAATCAGGCGCTTACCGACGCAGAAGAAGCCCTCACGCTGGCCAACCGGTTCAATGGCGATCAGCTTGAAATCGACCTTGCGACCGGCTTGCTGACAAATTTGCGGGCTGACTGGACCCGTTCCGAGACCGCCTTCCGGCGGGCCGCAGAAAATCCGGCAGCGCCGGTCACGGCCCCCCGGCAACTGGGCTATTGCCTGACCTATCAGGGCAAACTGGCGAAGGCAGAACCCTGGCTTCATCGCGCCCGCCAACAGGACCCCGATGATTCCGACACCAACCGTCATTACGCACATATCAGGCGATGGCAGGGGCACTATGACGACATCATCATCTATAGTGATCAGTCATCAGATCACGATTGCGCCTTTGCCGGTCGCCCGGCCAGCCATCTGAACGATGATTTTCGCCTGCCCATGGCTGTGATGGCCGATCATGACTTTGAGCTGCATGCAGAGCTTTCAGTTCATGATACCGGCGCACGACAGACCTTGCTGCGACCACTGAAAGACCATTGCTTCGAGATTACCCGTGAAGCTGACAATACGCTCAGCCTTTCCGTCGGGGATGGCGGCAGCTGGCGCAGCATCGAACGATACCGTCTCTGCGATCAGCCGGTGGGAGATCGTCTGACGCTTATTCTGGTCAGAGCTCAGGGGCGCATCAGCTGCCGGGTTAGCACACAGCCGGCCAAGCAGTTCGGTGCAAGTAATGACCTGCTGATACCCGGTGATAACCTCTGCATCGGTGACCCCGAAATACCCGGGCAGGTCATCGCCAGCAGATTCTTCCTGAAGATCAGCAACTACGACCGGTCTGTGACACGCCCCTGCCGCCGGATTGATATCAATACAATCTTCTATGGTGACATGTTCGCGCGGCTGATGGCGCATACCATGCTGCCGTCACTGATGCTGCCGGATAATCTGCCCGACCTGATGAAGGATTATGAGGTTGTTCAGCATATCTACTGCACCCGCCGCGAACTGCCCGTGCTGCATCAGGTCCGGCATCTTCTCGACAAGGCTGGTATTCCGCTCCGGATAAACACCTCAATTCTTGAACAGAATGGCGACGGCGCGGCGCGCTCCTGCCTGTACCGGGCTGTATGGGATCAGGTTGAAACATCCCTTGCCCGTGAGGCGCTGGTCCTGATGGCACCGCCAGACCATGTGTTTGGCCGCGGATTGTCCAAAACCCTGCGTGCCATGAAACCATACGACTATCTTGTGGTCGGCCATCCCCGCGTCATGATGGAAACCGCTTACCGGGATCTGCGTGCTGACCTCGCCCGGCCGGATGTCGATCAGTTCTTCACCAATGAGTATCTGGTCGATCTCGCGATGCACCGACATCCGCATCTGGTCATTCAGACAGGTCTGAATAATCCGTCAGAATTCTGGTGGAACAGCCGCCGGGATGGCGACATTTACCGGACGCGGTTCAAGGAGCCGCCCCCCGTCGCCTACTATCCGGCCCGCGACATGCTCTGCGTCATGACCGGAAATCCCTACACATTGCCTTTCGAGACCATAGATCACGATATCGTCGATCTGATGCACCGCACTGGCCGGCTGAAGTGGGTCGATAACAGCCAGGACTTCTTCTGGATCGAATACTGCAAACGGACCCGCAATGTACCGACAATCTATAACCGGTACTGGAGTCCGGCCGCCCGCATGTTCTCGGAAACAGACCTGAACTGGCACCTGAAGTGA
- a CDS encoding DUF1153 domain-containing protein, whose product MVEHSSVSRSANIIGPAGRPITRADLPPSNTKRWVIRRKAEVVAGVRAGLLSLQEACDRYDLSVEEFLSWQRMIERHGMLGLRTTRLQDYRPGQE is encoded by the coding sequence ATTGTGGAGCATTCAAGCGTATCAAGGTCGGCAAATATAATCGGTCCCGCCGGACGCCCCATCACAAGGGCTGACCTGCCACCGTCAAATACCAAGCGATGGGTTATTCGTCGCAAGGCAGAGGTTGTCGCCGGTGTTCGTGCCGGGCTGCTCAGTCTTCAGGAAGCCTGTGACCGGTATGATCTGTCGGTAGAGGAATTTCTCTCCTGGCAGCGCATGATCGAACGCCATGGCATGCTCGGCCTGCGCACGACCCGGCTGCAGGATTATCGCCCCGGCCAGGAATAA